The segment AAAATGGACTTAAAACGTTAGTCGGTGCCTGGTTAGGCAATGATAAGACTATGAATGATGCAGAAATTAAAGGCCTTATTTCCTTAGCAAAAGAAGGGTGTGTCGATATAGCGGCTGTTGGTAACGAAGTAATGTACCGTGGCGATTTAACTGAGGATGAATTATTAAATTATATTAATCAGGTAAAAGAAGCCTTACCGGGAATTCCTGTTGGCTATGTCGATGCGTATTATGAATTCTCTCATCGACCTAGAATCACTGAGGCCTGTGATGTAATTCTTTCTAATTGTTACCCTTATTGGGAAGGCTGTGATATAAATCATTCATTAGCACATATGCAAGCCATGTTCGGACAGGCGACACATGCTGGCAACGGTAAAAAAGTGATTATTACAGAAACAGGATGGCCAAGCGAAGGTGGTAATTTAAAAGGTGCCTTCTCATCTAGAGAAAATGCCATGAAATATTTTATCAATGCCCAACTCTGGTCGGCTAATGACAACATTGATATGTTTTATTTTTCCTCATTTGATGAATCATGGAAAGTAGGTGCCGAAGGAGACGTTGGAGCTTATTGGGGATTATGGGATAAAGACGAAAAATTAAAATTCATTGACGACTAAATTATAAATGAGTTAATCAGGCATTCATATAATTCAGTTTGGTCAAATGAGTTTGATACAAACACAAGTTATATATAATGAAAATTAAAAAAACCGACTAGTTCCCTAATCGGTCTTTTCACTATAAAAATTGGCTGGGTGGCGGTTATTTTTTAATCACATGAAGTGCTTTGGTTTTATTTTCTTGTGTTACAACTACATTGTAAACTCCGGAAGGATAACCTGAACCTATTTCCATCTGTGATAGTTTTTCAAAACCAGTCACTTTATGCTCAAGTATTCTTCCGAGCATATCATAAACTTTTACATCAACATCAGCAGTATTATTCGTTTGAATAGCCAATTTAAATGTATTTGAATACGGATTTGGATAAGCAACAACTTTTGTCAACAAATTCGCAATTGGATTAACTCCTAAGTCACATTCTTCAGCTGTTTGTACTGTTGCTGTTACCGCTACTCTTGCAGAAGAACATACTTCAGTAATATCCCAATCAAAGAAAAAGTAGTAGCTATAATCACTTAAGAATCCATTATCCATACCTCCGGTTATAGAAACCGGACCATTAGTAACAGGGAATGGACTTGGAAACGGACTTACATAAGCTAAAGCATTATCGTATGTTATACCAGCTGTTGCTTCAAGAGAATAATTATCTCCGGCAGGTAATGCATAATTAAGAGTAACTGTTTGAGCAGTTGTAGTTGGTGACCAATCTGATGCTACATCTGGAGTAAAAATAACATCAGCCGTTCCCGGCACCTGAACACCATTTTGCAATACTTTTATCGTAATTGGTGATGGACCAGTTCCACTAGGGCTTTGTTGAGGATAAACTTTAACCGAATTTAAGATAATTGAATTGGATAAATTAAATGCCAAACCTTTGTTCGTTCCTCCCGTTCCGTATCCATCATTAGTGTAGACTAAACCAGCAGTACCGTCCGAAGTAGTTTCTGTTCCTGCATAGAATGTTGTAGTTGTTGTAATTGCCGGAGTTGTAAATGAATTTCCGGTTCCGATAGAAGCTCCACCAGTTTGTGTTTGATACCATTTAACATCTCCACTTGATGAAGTTGCTAATAAAACAGCGGTGTCAGCAGGCATGCAAATAGTTGCCGGTGTAGTAGTAAGTATAGTGTTATTTAAAGTAATTTGGATTGCTGATGAAGCCACTGTTGATGAACTAAAAGAACATGTAACATTACAACGATAGTAAGTGTTTTCAACCGGAGTAACAGCACAAGTTGTAGCTTCTTCTCCACTTATGTCTGTATAGCTTGTTCCATCTGTTGAACTTTGCCATTGATAGGTAATACCTTCTCCAACAATTACATTTTCCAAACTTAAAGTCACCGATTTTCCTCCGCAAATTGCAGTTTCAGAAGCCACTGTATTTCCCGGAGTTACAACCGAACATTCTGCTTGTCTTGCTGTAGAAAAATAACCGTTAAAGCTGGCAAATGGCAATGGGTCACTCGTAGAAGTTAAGGTATTTGGTGTACCTGCTGTAAATGTTGCTGTTATTCCAAAATCATTATCATAAACTCCGGCAGCAGTTGGTGCCTGAACAATAATATAACTGTCGTCTACTGAAGCATCAGCAGCAACTTTAATGTTGAAATCGGTTACAGTTCCGGCTGTTTTAGAAACTTCCCATCTGTTTTGATTTAAATGAGCAATATTGGCTGATGCTGTTCCCGAATTCGTTTCAAAAGCTTCTACATTAAAGTTGGCACCCGGACTTCCAAAACCTCCTGAAGGTGTTGTGGCTCCAACCCATATTGGTGAATAAGTTGATTTTCCTACCGGGAAAAAGAACGCGCTGTCAAAACCTGAACCATTATTTATGTTATCTGCGTTTTGACCACCTCCAATGTCTTTTGACATCGGACCATCAATATAACAATTATCTCCAAAGTTTCCTGTAACACTTCCTGTAAATGACATTGCAGGCGCTCCGATTTTCAACAAACTTGAAGATGAAGTATGAATAATTCCATTATCCATAACTAATCCACTAATCACATTAAAAGGAACATTAAATGTTACTCCAGCCGCACTCGTATTATTAACTTTTAATTGATTTACGGAACCGGTATTATCAGGAGTATTAAGTGATAAATCAGTTTGAGCATTAAATGTTCCAGTACCTGAAATTGTTTGTGGGTTTGCTGTTGCAGTATAAGAACCATCAATATAATTTCCTAAAACAGTTGTATTAAACACAAATAATTCTCCGTTATTAACTACGTTTCCTCCATAATAAGCATCAACTCCGGAACCTTTTACTTTTCCATGTACAATTGTGAAATCATTTTGGACATTCATTATAACTGTGCTGAAATTGATATTATTATTATCCAAATTGATAAATCTATCTGTAGCATCTAAAGCATCAATAATTAGATTATTCAAAGACAAGGTTCCGTCTGCAGCTCTAAAATTACAATTGAAACCGTTTGTAGTTACTACACTTTTTTCTGTTGAAATTCCATCCCCAATTTGCAAAGTATGACCTGAACCGGCAGCATAATTAGTATTTGATTCATAAACAAAAGCAGAAACAGAATTGCTTACATTATAAAACGATACACTTAATGGCAAGCTTAATCCTGTAGCTGGCAAACTAGGATTTGTGTTAATTGAACCGTCAAAATTTATACCCGCTATTGTTGTTCCTGCCGGAATACCTGCACCAACGATAACCTGACCAATTGACAAATCAGCTGTTGAATCTAAAAATATATCGCTTGAAAACCAACAGAAAAATCCAGTACATGGAACTATGCTTGTAATTGTATGCGTAGTCGCTAAACTTGCGCTAACAACCGGTGGATCAACAATGGTTATTTTCCCGCCTGTCAGGTTTAATGTGGTGTTTTCTATTTTGAAAAGCGTTTGATTAATACTGGTTGCAGCATCACCATTATGATTACCATCTACAATAACATCTCCCGCTATTTGATTGAATGTGCTTCCGTTAATATGTGAAACATTACCATTAACAATAAGAGAACCACCA is part of the Flavobacterium sangjuense genome and harbors:
- a CDS encoding T9SS type A sorting domain-containing protein, yielding MCLNYILKHSPNLKKVFFVMLFFSIASMQSQTTFTSVQSGNYTDPATWGTATAPTSDDHVVISTGHTVTLDDVLTAQNVTVSGTLECTAASWEYTVEGNLTVNLGGLFKGIYFYDAGSFGYNIGIKISVAGNIVNNGRIDLSEGSSYSPEGVLNLNGTTLQTVSGLGTFGGTVYSTDNSNTGAVINQLIVDNSSTASPNIIWGFNNIKIRSALVLTNAKIDLVTNKMSIGNYGSANVTCSSGSGFLSGTIGRWYGAYDTFAPITPGSDYNNVRTLFPFISANGKNRAAFISRPNDTTNLAVSGELSVSYYDASTVSTGFTVPDGAYTVTDIYEGAWIIEKDANYLFPLGNHAIAFSIEDAYLIKNGNSRIIKADETTVGTHQTGTTTPFAQRIGLSDTDLDNAFLVGYNAILDTPVTSVQSGNFNDASTWSSNSVPTCADTVTILSGHTITVNSVSSVAGVNINAGAILISDSSSLTVGCSNNNATFSNKGTYTINGGSLIVNGNVSHINGSTFNQIAGDVIVDGNHNGDAATSINQTLFKIENTTLNLTGGKITIVDPPVVSASLATTHTITSIVPCTGFFCWFSSDIFLDSTADLSIGQVIVGAGIPAGTTIAGINFDGSINTNPSLPATGLSLPLSVSFYNVSNSVSAFVYESNTNYAAGSGHTLQIGDGISTEKSVVTTNGFNCNFRAADGTLSLNNLIIDALDATDRFINLDNNNINFSTVIMNVQNDFTIVHGKVKGSGVDAYYGGNVVNNGELFVFNTTVLGNYIDGSYTATANPQTISGTGTFNAQTDLSLNTPDNTGSVNQLKVNNTSAAGVTFNVPFNVISGLVMDNGIIHTSSSSLLKIGAPAMSFTGSVTGNFGDNCYIDGPMSKDIGGGQNADNINNGSGFDSAFFFPVGKSTYSPIWVGATTPSGGFGSPGANFNVEAFETNSGTASANIAHLNQNRWEVSKTAGTVTDFNIKVAADASVDDSYIIVQAPTAAGVYDNDFGITATFTAGTPNTLTSTSDPLPFASFNGYFSTARQAECSVVTPGNTVASETAICGGKSVTLSLENVIVGEGITYQWQSSTDGTSYTDISGEEATTCAVTPVENTYYRCNVTCSFSSSTVASSAIQITLNNTILTTTPATICMPADTAVLLATSSSGDVKWYQTQTGGASIGTGNSFTTPAITTTTTFYAGTETTSDGTAGLVYTNDGYGTGGTNKGLAFNLSNSIILNSVKVYPQQSPSGTGPSPITIKVLQNGVQVPGTADVIFTPDVASDWSPTTTAQTVTLNYALPAGDNYSLEATAGITYDNALAYVSPFPSPFPVTNGPVSITGGMDNGFLSDYSYYFFFDWDITEVCSSARVAVTATVQTAEECDLGVNPIANLLTKVVAYPNPYSNTFKLAIQTNNTADVDVKVYDMLGRILEHKVTGFEKLSQMEIGSGYPSGVYNVVVTQENKTKALHVIKK
- a CDS encoding glycoside hydrolase family 17 protein, giving the protein MSYRKDHQSSINENDYTQYAGNYIQHAGIDFSAVPTKKMEQLWRDTLEKGMHGLCFSMYEDGQKPGDIISKEQVNRRIQIIKRYTKWIRSFSCVEGNEHIPRIAHQNGLKTLVGAWLGNDKTMNDAEIKGLISLAKEGCVDIAAVGNEVMYRGDLTEDELLNYINQVKEALPGIPVGYVDAYYEFSHRPRITEACDVILSNCYPYWEGCDINHSLAHMQAMFGQATHAGNGKKVIITETGWPSEGGNLKGAFSSRENAMKYFINAQLWSANDNIDMFYFSSFDESWKVGAEGDVGAYWGLWDKDEKLKFIDD